ACGGGCACCAGGCCCGCCCCCACCGGAGCCTTCCACGCTCACCCAAGGTACATCCGGTTCTACACCGAGGGACGATACCAATGATATGCCCGCATCGCTCAGTCAAGACCAAACGACGgcatccatcctccacttgCTTCGTGTCTTGCATGAGATGAACACCACCCTTGATGATATACTTGCAGAGACCAAAGACCTGGTCGCTCTCACGCCAGAGCCATTGGCACAGTTCATCAATACAAAACTCACAGCCAAGCTCAATCGACAACTGGAAGAGCCACTTATCGTAGCAAGCAGCTGCCTTCCCAGCTGGAGTGAAGATCTCGCCCGCCGCTTTCCGTTCCTCTTCCCATTCGAGACACGGCATCTGTTCCTTCAGTCGACGGCGTTTGGCTACTCTCGCGcgatgatgagatggcaCAACTCTCAGAACGACGACAACCGCAACGATCACCGGCGCGATGATCGGCCTATTCTCGGGCGGCTACAGCGACAAAAAGTACGGATCTCGAGAAGCCGTATTCTCGACTCTGCTATGAAGGTAATGGAGTTGTACGGTTCTTCACCCAGTGTGTTGGAAGTTGAGTACTTCGAAGAAGTCGGTACCGGTCTTGGTCCCACACTGGAGTTCTACTCTACCGTATCGAAGGAGTTctcaaagaagaagctcaagctTTGGCGTGAGAATGAGTCCGTCCACGGCGATGAGTATGCCTTTGGCAAGCGTGGCCTTTTCCCGGCACCCATGAGTGAGGAGCAAGCCGCTTCCGAATCTGGCAAAAAACAGCTTCAGCTATTCAAGTGTCTGGGCAAGTTTGTTGCTCGGTCCATGCTCGATTCGAGAATCATTGACATTTCTTTCAACCCGGCCTTCTTCCGAATCGCTGCCAGCTCATCTTCTGTTGCCCCCTCTCTTGGCACGGTCAAAGCAGTTGACCATGATCTGGCAAAATCGTTGCTTTTGTTGAAGTCGTTTGCCGACGCTAAGAAGGCTGTGGACGACAACCGGACACTGTCGAAAGCCCAGAAGGCTCAAGCGCTGCAGCAGATCGAGGTGGGTGGAGTCAAGGTCGAAGACCTGAGCTTGGATTTCACCCTGCCCGGCTACCCGGCTATCGAATTGATCAAGAACGGTTCCAACATCCCCGTAACAAACGAGAACGTTGATCTGTATGTCGAAAGGGTGATAGACATGACTCTGGGTAGCGGTGTCCAGCGACAGGTAGAGGCCTTCCGGGCCGGATTCTCTCAGGTGTTCCCCTACTCCGCGCTTCGGACGTTCACGCCACAGGAGCTTGTCATGCTGTTTGGCCGGGCTGAGGAGGACTGGACTATTGAAAGTAAGGATCCGCTTGTACATGTAGTTCTGGAGATAGCTAACGGCTTTTCTGCAGCTCTGATGGACTCGATCAAGGCCGATCACGGTTTCAACATGGACAGCCGAAGCGTGCGGAATCTGCTTCAGACGATGAGTGAATTGAACCCTCAACAACGGCGAGACTTTTTACAATTTGTTACTGGCAGTCCCAAACTCCCGATTGGCGGTACGTACTTTGCGTTGTGATTATATGGgaattatatactaatgaATATACAGGTTTCAAGAGTCTCACCCCCATCTTTACGGTGGTGTGCCGTCCCAGCGAGCCGCCTTACACGCCAGATGATTACCTGCCGAGTGTTATGACCTGTGTCAACTACTTGAAGCTTCCAGACTACAGCAGCCTGGATGTACTCCGCGAGCGGCTGTCAGTTGCCATCAAAGAAGGCCAGGGAGCCTTCCACTTGTCCTGATTGTTGCACATAAGATCTGTTGATCCACTCAAAGTATGCTATGGAGGATCTCGAATGACGCAAAAAGAACACGAATGAGCACTGATTGTGCGTCGGAACGATAGCTAACTACATACCCTTATGGTTGCAAAAGGGGGTATTCATGCAATGCCTAGGGCACTTGTCTTTTTGGGTGGGGGGATCTGCGTTCGGGCCACATTTGTCTGCTATCTGTGCCTTTGTGGGAAGGGCGTCCGGGGGTGTTGCTTCATGCTTCCATTTAGATAGAAATGCCACTCGTATCCGAGGCCAGTGAGTCTATTAGTCTGCTGATGTATCTATCTGTTGATTACATAGGTCTATAGTCTATCGCACAAAAAAAATGAAAGGGTATTGTTATCTCCTGTCTCCGCCTTTTTCACGCTTCAATTCCGATACAGCGGCACCATGGACTACACAACACCAATCAGTCAGCCATCATCCTATCCCTCCATCCAACTCAACTCCaatgggggaaaaaaaaaaagaaagaacttACCTCCGCAAACTTCGGCTCCACAAACAACGCCCTGGCCTCCGCCACGACGgtctccccttcctcaccctccccactaCCAGGAGCAGGCATACTCCTCATCTCACCCTCCACCCacgccttcctcccctccaccttAACCGTCTCCGCCTTAAGCACATACACTCGCTCCGGCAACGCCGGCTTCCTAAAATCGACATTCAAATTCGCCGTCATGCCCAATCCACTCTTAAACGAATCCGAGACGCATCTCGCGAACGCTTCATCGAACATCACGCTCAGCAAGCCTCCGTGCACATACCCAGGGTGTCCGCAGAGTTGCGGCCCGATATGAAAGACCGAGATGAGGCGCGCGCGCGGAgattcctttccttcttttgttgttgtcccctcctcctgggaggaggaggaggaaggtttGCGGTTGACAATCGAAGTGAACATATACGGCGGCACCGTCACCTTGTTCGCGCCGGAGAGCGTCCCCGCGACGAAGTGGTTCGGCCGGTGCGAGGATTTCATGTGTAGATGGGGACGGGATTCTTTGTAAGAGGGGTTCGACCGCAGGGATTGCACGAGGGGATGCGTGGTTATGAGATGTTCGGCTGTTGAGAGCGTCGATTgaggaggggttgggggCTGGTCGAGTCGGTCATGGTAGGAGGGGAGCGTGGAGGGGGATTCGATGGCTGAGGAGGCGGCGCCGGCTTTG
The window above is part of the Aspergillus luchuensis IFO 4308 DNA, chromosome 8, nearly complete sequence genome. Proteins encoded here:
- a CDS encoding PaaI family thioesterase (COG:S;~EggNog:ENOG410Q2YC;~InterPro:IPR029069,IPR006683;~PFAM:PF03061) produces the protein MSLPRTTTTFTRLLTKRPPTHLIIPHTQIRTIKAGAASSAIESPSTLPSYHDRLDQPPTPPQSTLSTAEHLITTHPLVQSLRSNPSYKESRPHLHMKSSHRPNHFVAGTLSGANKVTVPPYMFTSIVNRKPSSSSSQEEGTTTKEGKESPRARLISVFHIGPQLCGHPGYVHGGLLSVMFDEAFARCVSDSFKSGLGMTANLNVDFRKPALPERVYVLKAETVKVEGRKAWVEGEMRSMPAPGSGEGEEGETVVAEARALFVEPKFAESMVPLYRN